A genome region from Nicotiana tabacum cultivar K326 chromosome 13, ASM71507v2, whole genome shotgun sequence includes the following:
- the LOC107810464 gene encoding uncharacterized protein LOC107810464 codes for MFQSFLFEEPSLIITAVSVVTFAFLAYLGISEINGKHLQYSKFGNVNPNSASSSNFLQVKLSSRIGMLILYTPACIMGFASFLLYPNGGIRFMMLKSAVTIHFLKRDLEVLFVHKYSGGMVLDLALIICSPYFMMAAAMPYIQHLIQGYTEPKIDLKYISLLIFVVGISGNFYHHYILSKLRDNREKGYKISQGGLFGLVICPHYLFEILGFLGIAFISQTSFSFSCAMGFALYLMGRSYVTRKWYVSKFENFPKNVKALIPFVF; via the exons ATGTTTCAAAGCTTTTTGTTCGAAGAGCCATCTTTAATCATCACAGCAGTAAGTGTGGTGACTTTCGCATTTCTAGCCTACTTAGGTATTTCTGAAATAAATGGGAAACATCTCCAATACTCCAAATTTGGGAATGTGAATCCCAATTCTGCTTCCTCTAGTAATTTTCTGCAGGTCAAATTATCCAGCAGAATTGGGATGCTTATATTGTATACCCCAGCTTGTATTATGGGTTTTGCTTCATTTCTGCTATACCCAAATGGTGGTATAAGGTTTATGATGCTTAAATCTGCCGTTACTATCCATTTCTTGAAAAGGGATCTTGAG GTTCTGTTTGTTCACAAATACAGTGGTGGGATGGTTCTTGATTTAGCACTCATTATTTGTTCCCCATATTTTATGATGGCTGCAGCCATGCCCTATATCCAACACTTGATTCAAGGATATACGGAGCCAAAAATTGATCTGAAGTATATCAGTTTACTGATATTCGTAGTTGGAATCAGTGGCAACTTTTATCATCATTACATCCTTTCCAAACTCAGAGACAACAGAGAGAAGGGCTATAAAATTTCGCAAGGTGGCCTTTTTGGTTTGGTCATATGCCCTCATTATCTTTTCGAGATTCTTGGCTTTTTAGGGATTGCATTCATATCCCAGacatcattttcattttcctgTGCTATGGGTTTCGCTTTATATCTGATGGGAAGGAGTTATGTCACTAGGAAATGGTACGTTtccaaatttgaaaattttcctAAGAATGTAAAGGCTCTGATTCCATTTGTTTTCTAG